The proteins below come from a single Pristiophorus japonicus isolate sPriJap1 chromosome 26, sPriJap1.hap1, whole genome shotgun sequence genomic window:
- the LOC139239140 gene encoding gap junction delta-2 protein-like, translated as MFMCNTLQPGCNQACYDRAFPISHIRYWVFQIILVCTPSLCFITYSVHQASKQQGKRFSVLYPHLDRDIARASVERKEEEKPRGSLANGILGQSPEGAGKAPEPDYLESNLSRYFSRKNMKLQCQEGISRLYIIQVVFRNALEIGFLVGQYFLYGFHVPAIFACDRYPCVKEVECYVSRPTEKTVFLVFMFAVSGICVVLNLAELNHLGWRKIKAAVRGVQAKRKSAVELRKKEPPYVSAQGRTQSSESAYV; from the coding sequence ATGTTCATGTGCAACACCCTTCAGCCCGGCTGTAACCAGGCCTGCTACGATCGGGCGTTCCCCATCTCCCACATCCGGTACTGGGTCTTCCAGATCATCCTGGTGTGCACACCGAGCCTCTGCTTCATCACCTACTCCGTGCACCAGGCCTCCAAGCAGCAGGGCAAGCGATTCTCCGTGCTCTACCCTCACCTGGACCGGGATATCGCCCGGGCTTCCGTGGAACGCAAGGAGGAGGAGAAGCCCAGAGGCAGCCTGGCCAACGGGATTTTGGGCCAGAGCCCGGAGGGGGCAGGAAAGGCCCCGGAGCCGGACTACCTGGAGAGCAACCTCTCCCGGTATTTCAGCAGGAAAAACATGAAGCTTCAGTGCCAGGAGGGAATATCGAGACTTTACATCATCCAAGTGGTCTTCAGGAATGCCTTGGAGATTGGCTTCTTGGTGGGGCAGTACTTCCTCTACGGGTTCCACGTGCCCGCAATCTTCGCGTGTGACCGGTACCCTTGCGTCAAGGAGGTGGAGTGCTACGTGTCCCGGCCCACGGAGAAGACGGTGTTCTTGGTCTTCATGTTCGCCGTCAGCGGCATTTGCGTGGTGCTCAACCTGGCCGAGCTCAACCACCTGGGCTGGCGGAAGATCAAGGCGGCCGTCAGAGGGGTGCAGGCCAAGCGGAAATCCGCCGTCGAGCTCAGGAAGAAGGAGCCGCCGTACGTCAGCGCCCAAGGCAGGACCCAATCAAGCGAGTCTGCGTACGTCTGA